From the genome of Prochlorococcus marinus XMU1419, one region includes:
- a CDS encoding recombinase family protein — MFFYLFIDTVKNICNKTVTFKFKRKRLLLSEKYKISKVIGYARATHNENKYLEEQIKSLKEEGCSLVFSEFISLDEEIKPQLNQAINCLSAGDQLIMTQLDRAFKNKKECLRTINKLINKDIQLRTLTGFFAANESSNANSSIFKILYELDNLEDKSLGERKKEQLLRRKLSGNNLGGRPKISPLKESLVIRLRNEGYSYRSIRSQTGIALSTIRRVILEGELT; from the coding sequence GTGTTTTTTTACTTATTTATTGATACAGTAAAAAATATATGTAATAAAACAGTGACTTTTAAATTTAAAAGAAAACGTCTTTTATTGTCTGAAAAATATAAAATCTCTAAAGTAATAGGTTATGCTAGAGCTACTCATAATGAAAACAAGTATTTAGAAGAGCAGATAAAATCTTTAAAGGAAGAGGGTTGCAGTTTAGTTTTCTCTGAATTTATAAGTTTAGATGAAGAAATCAAACCCCAACTCAATCAAGCTATAAATTGCTTATCTGCAGGCGATCAATTAATAATGACTCAGCTTGATAGAGCATTTAAAAATAAAAAAGAATGTTTGAGGACAATAAATAAACTTATTAATAAGGATATTCAATTGCGAACTTTGACTGGTTTTTTTGCTGCTAATGAATCCTCTAATGCAAATTCTTCAATTTTTAAGATTTTATATGAATTAGATAATTTAGAAGACAAAAGTTTAGGTGAAAGAAAAAAAGAACAACTACTACGCAGAAAATTATCTGGAAATAATTTGGGAGGAAGGCCCAAAATAAGTCCTTTAAAAGAATCATTAGTAATCAGATTGCGTAATGAAGGATATTCATATCGATCAATCAGATCACAAACTGGAATTGCATTATCAACAATTAGAAGAGTGATTTTGGAGGGAGAATTAACATAA
- a CDS encoding YciI family protein encodes MPFFVKTEIIKKEYLINNDLKRKIINEHIDWIKKLKKEGINIKSGFLVDELNRPGDGGLLILEMNNYKNALKIIRNDPMIKNHLVEWKLNEWVDSNK; translated from the coding sequence ATGCCTTTCTTTGTAAAAACTGAAATTATAAAAAAAGAATACTTAATTAATAATGATTTAAAACGAAAAATAATTAACGAACATATTGATTGGATAAAAAAATTAAAAAAAGAAGGAATTAATATAAAAAGTGGTTTTTTGGTAGATGAGTTAAATAGACCCGGTGACGGCGGATTACTCATTCTTGAAATGAACAATTATAAAAATGCACTAAAAATCATTAGGAATGATCCAATGATTAAAAATCATCTAGTCGAATGGAAATTAAATGAGTGGGTAGATTCAAATAAATGA
- a CDS encoding C40 family peptidase produces the protein MKIYKNPISLFKQTNFSKTIWWKLKVNISGYKNETEDKLVTEIFKNRIFRLIYPNIYQNNHKFSRILVQLYEDGYICWINLDGLIIEKYELGKPENSKKEYFLIKDKVNSILKWIKDQSELNNEYLWGGALGPNYDCSGLIQTAFLKHQIYIPRDSFQIKSFCKHLFYYKESYAALLPGDLLFFGNKKKCDHIGIYKGDGLYYHSSGKDFGRNGIGLDTLKKSNDKISLHYKSKLISAGRVVRNYRWDRTIR, from the coding sequence ATGAAAATTTATAAAAATCCTATCTCACTATTTAAACAAACTAATTTTTCAAAAACTATTTGGTGGAAATTAAAAGTTAATATTTCTGGATATAAAAATGAAACAGAAGATAAATTAGTGACTGAAATATTTAAAAATAGAATTTTTAGGCTTATTTATCCAAATATTTATCAGAACAACCATAAATTTTCAAGAATACTAGTACAACTATATGAAGATGGTTACATCTGTTGGATAAATTTAGATGGATTAATTATTGAGAAATACGAATTAGGAAAACCTGAAAATTCAAAAAAAGAATACTTCTTAATAAAAGACAAAGTTAACTCAATTTTAAAATGGATCAAGGATCAATCTGAGTTAAATAATGAATATCTTTGGGGAGGTGCATTAGGACCCAATTATGATTGTTCTGGATTAATTCAGACTGCTTTTTTAAAGCATCAAATTTATATACCTCGAGACTCTTTTCAAATAAAAAGTTTTTGTAAACACCTTTTTTATTACAAAGAATCGTATGCGGCTCTGCTACCTGGCGATCTTTTATTTTTTGGAAATAAAAAAAAATGTGATCATATTGGAATCTACAAGGGAGATGGATTGTATTACCATAGCTCTGGAAAGGATTTTGGCAGAAATGGAATAGGATTAGATACCCTAAAAAAGTCTAATGATAAAATCTCATTGCATTATAAATCTAAACTAATTTCGGCAGGAAGAGTAGTTAGAAATTATAGATGGGACCGCACTATACGTTAA
- a CDS encoding photosystem I reaction center protein subunit XI, whose amino-acid sequence MSDFQKSFSESTSSIKFDEKYIDTSVQPNDIGVAEQWAVKTVADPCVGNLATPVNSGYFTKAFINNLPFYREGISPNFRGLETGAAFGYLLYGPFTMTGPLRNSEFSLTAGLLATIGAVHILTALFVLYNAPGKSPNVQPPDATVNNPPKDLFTRAGWADFTSGFWLGGCGGAVFAWLLVGTLHLDTIMPIIKNIWTAG is encoded by the coding sequence ATGAGCGACTTTCAAAAATCATTCTCAGAATCAACAAGTTCTATTAAGTTTGATGAGAAATACATAGATACTTCTGTACAACCAAATGATATTGGCGTAGCAGAACAATGGGCAGTAAAAACAGTTGCTGATCCTTGTGTTGGTAATTTAGCTACTCCAGTTAATAGTGGTTATTTTACAAAAGCCTTTATAAATAATTTACCTTTTTACAGAGAAGGTATTTCTCCTAATTTTAGAGGTTTAGAAACTGGAGCAGCTTTTGGATATCTTCTATACGGACCTTTTACTATGACTGGCCCATTAAGAAATTCTGAATTTTCACTAACAGCTGGACTTCTCGCTACTATTGGAGCTGTTCATATTTTGACAGCACTTTTTGTTCTATACAATGCACCTGGTAAATCACCTAATGTTCAACCTCCAGATGCGACTGTTAATAATCCACCAAAAGACTTATTTACAAGAGCTGGTTGGGCTGATTTTACAAGTGGATTTTGGTTAGGAGGCTGTGGAGGAGCTGTTTTTGCTTGGTTACTTGTAGGGACATTACACTTAGATACCATAATGCCAATCATTAAAAATATCTGGACAGCTGGTTAA
- the lipA gene encoding lipoyl synthase: protein MTNNPNSLISKPDWLRVKAPQVERIGNTANLLSDLNLNTVCQEASCPNIGECFASGTATFLIMGPGCTRACPYCDIDFDRSKRELDPTEPYRLAEAVYRMKLKHVVITSVNRDDLEDGGASQFFECVYKVRKKSPETTIELLIPDFCGDWKALEKVLDSNPNVLNHNIETVASLYKKVRPQGKYERTLELLKRTREYSPKVYIKSGFMLGLGEKDEEVLSLLKDLKRNFVDIVTVGQYLSPGPNHLPVQRFVSPSKFNYFKVFGEKDLDFMQVVSSPLTRSSYHAEEIQKLMKKYPR, encoded by the coding sequence TTGACTAATAATCCTAATAGTTTAATTTCAAAACCTGATTGGTTAAGAGTAAAAGCTCCCCAAGTCGAGAGAATTGGTAATACTGCAAATTTGTTAAGCGATTTAAATCTCAATACTGTATGTCAAGAAGCAAGCTGTCCAAATATTGGTGAATGTTTTGCGAGCGGTACTGCCACTTTCCTCATAATGGGTCCTGGCTGTACTAGGGCATGTCCATATTGCGATATTGATTTTGATAGATCAAAAAGAGAATTAGATCCAACAGAACCATATCGTCTAGCGGAAGCAGTTTACAGAATGAAGCTCAAACATGTTGTAATAACATCAGTTAATAGAGATGATCTTGAGGATGGTGGCGCTTCTCAATTTTTTGAATGTGTTTATAAAGTAAGAAAAAAATCTCCTGAAACTACTATTGAGCTTTTAATTCCTGATTTTTGTGGCGATTGGAAAGCTCTTGAAAAAGTTCTTGATTCAAATCCAAATGTTTTAAACCATAATATTGAGACTGTTGCCTCGCTATATAAAAAAGTAAGACCTCAGGGTAAATATGAAAGAACTCTTGAGTTACTTAAAAGAACCAGAGAATATTCTCCTAAAGTTTATATAAAGTCAGGCTTTATGCTTGGTTTAGGCGAAAAAGATGAAGAGGTCTTAAGTCTTCTTAAAGATTTAAAAAGAAATTTCGTTGATATTGTTACTGTTGGTCAATATTTATCTCCTGGCCCTAATCATTTACCAGTTCAAAGATTTGTAAGCCCCTCAAAATTTAATTACTTTAAAGTTTTCGGGGAAAAAGATTTGGACTTTATGCAAGTAGTTAGTTCTCCTTTAACTCGAAGTAGTTACCATGCTGAAGAGATTCAAAAACTTATGAAAAAGTATCCAAGATAG
- a CDS encoding glycosyltransferase family 2 protein, with product MKNIKQLISIIIPVYNESESIGFLLNEVINVMSCHEYNFELIVVNDGSKDETYQVLKKLTLKIKELSVISLRKNYGQTAAMSAGFDYSKGDIIITLDGDLQNDPNDIPTLISEINDGYDLICGWRFDRKDKLINRKIPSKIANKLIAYVTGLKLHDYGCSLKAFKKEIIDDIKLYGELHRFLPVLANIEGARIKEIKVNHRSRQYGSSKYGIDRTFRVLMDLLTVWFMTKFLTRPMYGFGFVGIISIFISLAMSSYLIVLKIMGEDIGNRPLLMFALILGIAGVQLFSFGLLSELLIRTYHESQSRPIYRIRSINSANQN from the coding sequence ATGAAAAATATAAAACAATTAATTTCTATTATTATCCCTGTTTACAACGAAAGTGAGAGTATTGGTTTTTTATTGAATGAAGTTATAAATGTAATGTCATGTCATGAATATAATTTTGAACTGATTGTTGTCAATGATGGTTCTAAAGATGAGACTTATCAAGTATTGAAAAAGCTAACTCTCAAAATTAAGGAGTTGTCAGTAATTTCTCTTCGCAAAAATTATGGGCAAACTGCAGCAATGTCAGCTGGCTTTGATTATTCTAAAGGAGACATCATCATTACTCTGGATGGTGATTTACAGAATGATCCAAATGATATTCCTACATTAATTTCAGAAATTAATGATGGTTATGATTTGATTTGTGGGTGGAGGTTTGATAGGAAAGATAAATTAATTAATAGAAAGATTCCATCAAAAATAGCGAATAAATTAATAGCTTATGTAACAGGTTTGAAGTTACATGACTATGGATGCTCATTAAAAGCTTTTAAGAAAGAAATAATAGATGATATCAAGTTGTATGGCGAACTTCACAGGTTTCTGCCCGTTTTAGCAAATATTGAAGGTGCAAGAATCAAAGAAATTAAAGTGAATCATAGGAGCAGGCAATATGGATCTAGTAAATATGGAATTGATAGAACTTTTAGAGTTTTAATGGATTTACTAACTGTTTGGTTTATGACTAAATTTTTAACAAGACCGATGTATGGATTTGGTTTTGTTGGAATTATAAGTATTTTCATTAGCCTTGCGATGAGTTCTTATTTGATAGTTTTAAAAATAATGGGTGAGGATATTGGAAATCGTCCGTTGCTGATGTTTGCATTAATATTAGGAATTGCTGGTGTTCAATTATTTAGCTTTGGTTTATTGAGCGAACTTTTAATTAGGACTTATCATGAAAGTCAAAGTCGTCCAATTTACAGAATTAGATCAATAAACAGTGCTAATCAAAACTGA
- a CDS encoding serine hydrolase, which translates to MSFYYLSKEMDLALNDILGRSCSHNKDFSREDISITWINYKSENKSVFKGFGTGINNKKMVYPASIVKLVYGLAAFYWIKKGSLLLSDEIVDAVRKMLSFSSNNATSFLIDLLTGTTSGPCIEGEPWENWKFQRSIINDWLHDLNWEELVGINCCQKTWDDGPFGREKEFYGYGNKNRNAMNSDSAARVLEEIMIHIDYQENDLNLRSFLKRNLNKVVLKKDSLNQIDGFLGEGLPESINLWSKAGLMSEVRHDSAWWINSQSLQTLLVVFCNGEKYSKDSSFLPLIAKEVYEFNKKYTI; encoded by the coding sequence ATGTCCTTTTACTATTTAAGTAAAGAGATGGATCTAGCCCTAAATGATATTTTAGGAAGATCATGTTCTCATAATAAAGATTTTTCAAGAGAAGATATTTCGATAACTTGGATTAATTATAAAAGTGAAAATAAAAGTGTATTTAAAGGTTTTGGAACTGGTATTAATAATAAAAAAATGGTTTACCCTGCAAGTATAGTCAAGTTGGTTTATGGCCTTGCTGCATTTTATTGGATTAAAAAAGGAAGTTTATTATTATCAGATGAAATTGTTGATGCAGTAAGGAAAATGTTGTCTTTTTCCAGTAATAATGCAACAAGCTTTTTAATTGATTTACTTACTGGAACAACAAGTGGACCTTGTATTGAAGGCGAACCATGGGAAAATTGGAAATTCCAAAGAAGTATAATAAATGATTGGCTACATGATTTAAATTGGGAAGAATTGGTTGGTATAAATTGCTGTCAGAAGACATGGGATGATGGACCATTTGGTCGTGAGAAAGAATTTTATGGGTATGGTAATAAAAATAGAAACGCTATGAATTCTGATTCAGCCGCAAGGGTTTTGGAGGAAATTATGATTCATATTGATTATCAAGAAAATGATTTAAATTTGCGAAGTTTTTTAAAAAGAAATTTAAATAAAGTTGTTCTTAAAAAAGATTCTCTTAATCAAATAGATGGTTTTTTGGGTGAAGGATTACCAGAAAGCATTAATCTTTGGAGTAAAGCAGGCTTAATGTCTGAAGTTAGACATGATTCGGCTTGGTGGATTAATAGTCAATCTCTGCAAACTTTATTAGTTGTTTTTTGTAATGGAGAAAAATATTCCAAAGATTCTTCTTTCTTGCCATTAATAGCAAAAGAAGTATATGAATTTAATAAAAAATATACTATTTAG
- the gltB gene encoding glutamate synthase large subunit, whose product MGESIKRFVEPYQDSYSPNGIIGEKDACGVGFIANIKGIESNWILKQSLKGLSCMEHRGGCGGDSDSGDGAGILCSIPWGYLEKELNLKNKQDLNRGLGMVFMPNKKEKIEECKSICDQEAEKLRVNKTSWRKVPVNNEILGPLAKANAPFICQWILYIDKKDHQDIERLLFQLRKRIEKRIRETLKNNVGDCEFYFASLSSKTVVYKGMVRSEILSEFYQDLKEESFKVSFSVYHRRFSTNTLPKWPLAQPMRFLGHNGEINTLLGNINWAKASETHIDDFWGELSNEIKPIVDINKSDSSNLDATLEINIRSGQPITDSLLKLVPEAFRDQPELEEREDIKAFYEYSASLQEAWDGPALLVFADGNFVGATLDRNGLRPARYSITNDGFVIMGSETGVVDLEEERVLEKGRLGPGQMLAVDFHKNKILRNWEVKSEAAQRHDYKKLLSNRAINIENNEWFKDCKLKDLELLQQQTAYGFSAEDNDLILDSMASLAKEPTYCMGDDIPLAVLSSKPHILYDYFKQRFAQVTNPPIDPLREKLVMSLEMHLGERCTPFEIKDPKPFVHLQSPILNEEELISLKKSKIKSQTISSLFNIEEGVQGLEKQLKAICKQSELSIKEGCSLIIISDKGINPKKTFIPPLLAIGAIHHYLLKKEIRLKASLIIETGQCWSTHHLACLIGYGASAVCPWLTFEAVRHWLKHPKTQKLIDSNKINPLSIIDVQENIKKALEDGLRKILSKIGISLLSSYHGAQIFEAVGLGSDLIKVAFDGTTSRIAGITLKELTNETLSIHTKAYPEIDLKKLEFLGFVQFRNNAEYHSNNPEMSKVLHSAVKQGPGYDHFETYKKLISNRPTTSLRDLLTINSKRQSIPLEEVESVESICKRFCTGGMSLGALSREAHEVLAVAMNRIGGKSNSGEGGEDPARFNVLNDIDENTQSATLPFIKGLENGDTACSAIKQIASGRFGVTPEYLRSAKQLEIKMAQGAKPGEGGQLPGPKVDSYIAKLRNSKPGVALISPPPHHDIYSIEDLAQLIHDLHQVHPKAKVSVKLVSEIGIGTIAAGVSKANADVIQISGHDGGTGASPLSSIKHAGLPWELGVAEVHKSLLENNLRERVILRTDGGLKTGWDVVIAALLGAEEYGFGSVAMIAEGCIMARVCHTNKCPVGVATQKEELRKRFKGIPENVVNFFLYIAEEVRQIMSSIGVSNMEELIGNQEFLSARNICLPKTSNIDLSSLVNNEHSTTDRSWLKHSKNAHSNGSVLEDEFLSDTKFIDSIKNHEKLTKEIEIKNTDRSVCAKISGEIAELHGNTGFNGELNLNFTGYAGQSFGAFLLKGMNVQLIGEANDYVCKGMNGGILTIIPPQIDKFSSEQVILGNTCLYGATGGKLFALGKSGERFAVRNSGATAVTEGAGDHCCEYMTGGKVVILGSTGRNIGAGMTGGIAFIIDENNDLSNKVNKEIVSIHKITSSKQEEILLEIIREYRTKTNSLKAAKIIKNWSYFKNNFKLIIPPSEEEMLGINKI is encoded by the coding sequence TCAAAAGATTCGTTGAGCCATATCAAGATAGTTATTCCCCAAATGGAATAATTGGTGAGAAAGATGCGTGCGGAGTTGGTTTTATAGCAAATATTAAAGGAATAGAAAGCAACTGGATCCTTAAACAATCCCTTAAGGGCCTTAGTTGCATGGAGCATAGAGGAGGTTGTGGAGGTGATAGTGACTCAGGTGACGGAGCTGGCATTTTATGTTCGATTCCATGGGGATACTTAGAAAAAGAACTGAATCTAAAAAATAAACAAGACTTGAATAGAGGTTTAGGCATGGTTTTTATGCCAAATAAAAAAGAGAAAATTGAAGAATGTAAATCAATATGTGATCAGGAAGCAGAAAAATTAAGAGTCAACAAAACTTCTTGGAGAAAAGTTCCTGTTAATAATGAAATCTTAGGTCCTTTAGCTAAGGCAAATGCGCCATTTATCTGTCAGTGGATTTTATACATAGATAAAAAAGATCACCAAGATATTGAGAGGCTTTTGTTTCAGTTAAGGAAAAGAATAGAAAAAAGAATAAGAGAAACTTTGAAAAATAATGTTGGGGATTGTGAATTTTATTTTGCCTCACTAAGTTCTAAAACAGTTGTTTATAAAGGTATGGTTCGTTCTGAAATATTATCTGAGTTTTATCAAGACCTAAAAGAAGAGAGTTTTAAAGTCTCATTTTCTGTTTACCATAGGAGGTTTAGTACTAATACACTTCCAAAATGGCCATTAGCGCAACCGATGAGATTCTTAGGTCATAACGGTGAAATTAATACTCTCTTAGGTAATATCAACTGGGCTAAAGCTTCAGAAACACACATAGATGATTTTTGGGGAGAGTTATCTAATGAAATTAAGCCAATCGTAGATATTAATAAAAGTGATTCATCAAATCTTGATGCAACTCTTGAAATTAATATTCGTTCAGGTCAGCCAATTACCGACTCATTATTAAAACTTGTTCCTGAAGCATTTAGAGATCAACCAGAACTCGAAGAGAGAGAAGATATAAAAGCTTTTTATGAATATTCTGCAAGCCTACAAGAAGCGTGGGATGGTCCTGCGCTGCTTGTATTTGCTGATGGAAATTTTGTCGGAGCAACACTTGATAGAAATGGCTTAAGACCAGCAAGATATTCCATAACAAATGATGGTTTTGTAATAATGGGTTCTGAAACAGGAGTAGTAGATCTTGAAGAGGAAAGAGTCCTAGAGAAAGGTCGATTAGGACCAGGACAAATGTTGGCAGTTGATTTTCATAAAAATAAAATCCTAAGAAATTGGGAGGTAAAATCTGAAGCGGCTCAAAGGCATGACTATAAAAAACTCCTAAGTAATAGAGCTATAAATATTGAGAATAATGAATGGTTTAAAGACTGCAAATTAAAAGACCTCGAGTTGTTACAACAACAAACTGCATACGGTTTTTCAGCAGAAGATAATGATCTTATCTTGGATTCAATGGCTTCATTAGCTAAAGAGCCTACCTATTGCATGGGTGACGATATCCCATTAGCAGTGCTTTCTTCAAAACCACATATTTTATATGACTATTTCAAACAAAGATTTGCGCAAGTTACAAATCCTCCTATTGACCCTCTGAGAGAAAAACTGGTAATGAGTTTAGAGATGCATCTTGGCGAAAGATGTACACCATTTGAGATTAAAGATCCTAAACCTTTTGTTCATCTACAAAGTCCAATTTTAAATGAGGAAGAACTCATTTCTCTTAAAAAATCAAAAATTAAATCTCAAACAATTTCAAGTTTGTTTAATATTGAGGAGGGTGTTCAAGGTTTAGAGAAACAATTAAAAGCAATTTGTAAACAGAGTGAACTCTCAATTAAAGAAGGCTGCTCTTTAATAATTATTTCCGATAAGGGAATTAATCCTAAAAAGACTTTTATTCCTCCTTTACTAGCTATTGGAGCAATTCATCATTATCTTCTAAAAAAAGAAATTAGGCTCAAAGCTTCCCTCATTATTGAAACAGGTCAATGTTGGAGCACACACCACTTGGCTTGTTTGATTGGTTATGGTGCTAGCGCTGTTTGCCCTTGGTTGACTTTCGAAGCAGTTAGACACTGGTTAAAACATCCAAAAACACAAAAACTTATTGATAGCAACAAAATAAATCCATTATCAATAATTGATGTTCAAGAAAATATTAAAAAAGCTCTAGAAGACGGTCTAAGAAAAATTCTCTCAAAAATAGGCATCTCACTTTTATCTAGTTACCATGGTGCACAAATTTTTGAAGCTGTAGGCCTTGGATCTGATTTAATAAAAGTTGCTTTTGATGGTACAACAAGCCGTATCGCTGGCATAACATTAAAAGAATTAACTAATGAAACACTTTCAATACATACAAAAGCCTATCCAGAGATCGATTTAAAGAAATTAGAATTTTTAGGATTTGTACAATTTAGAAATAATGCAGAATATCATTCCAATAATCCGGAGATGTCCAAAGTTTTACATTCAGCTGTAAAACAAGGACCTGGATACGATCATTTTGAAACTTACAAAAAACTGATCAGTAATAGACCGACAACATCGCTAAGAGATTTACTAACAATTAATTCAAAAAGACAAAGCATTCCATTAGAGGAAGTTGAAAGTGTTGAATCAATTTGCAAAAGGTTCTGTACTGGAGGAATGAGTTTGGGTGCTTTATCGAGAGAAGCACATGAAGTGTTAGCAGTTGCAATGAATAGAATTGGAGGAAAAAGTAATAGTGGAGAAGGGGGAGAAGATCCAGCTCGATTTAATGTTTTAAATGATATCGATGAAAATACTCAATCAGCGACGTTGCCATTTATTAAAGGTCTAGAAAATGGGGATACCGCATGCTCAGCTATTAAACAAATAGCATCAGGTAGATTTGGAGTTACACCTGAATATCTTAGAAGTGCTAAACAACTCGAAATTAAAATGGCTCAAGGTGCAAAACCTGGTGAAGGGGGACAATTGCCTGGTCCAAAAGTTGATTCTTACATAGCAAAACTAAGAAATAGTAAACCGGGAGTAGCTCTAATATCTCCTCCGCCGCATCATGATATTTATTCAATTGAAGATTTAGCTCAACTGATCCATGACTTACACCAAGTTCATCCAAAAGCAAAAGTGAGCGTTAAACTTGTTTCTGAAATTGGTATAGGCACTATTGCTGCTGGGGTAAGCAAAGCTAATGCAGATGTAATTCAAATTTCGGGCCATGACGGGGGTACAGGTGCTTCACCACTAAGTTCTATTAAACATGCAGGTTTACCATGGGAACTAGGTGTTGCTGAGGTTCATAAATCTCTTTTAGAGAATAACTTACGTGAAAGAGTAATTTTGAGAACTGATGGAGGTCTTAAAACGGGCTGGGATGTAGTTATTGCAGCTTTACTAGGTGCTGAAGAATACGGTTTCGGTTCTGTAGCGATGATTGCTGAAGGATGCATAATGGCTCGGGTTTGTCATACAAACAAGTGTCCTGTTGGAGTTGCTACTCAAAAAGAAGAATTAAGAAAAAGATTTAAAGGTATTCCAGAAAATGTTGTCAATTTTTTCTTGTACATTGCTGAAGAAGTCAGACAGATAATGAGTAGTATAGGCGTTTCTAATATGGAAGAACTGATTGGTAATCAAGAATTTCTTTCTGCAAGAAATATCTGTCTTCCAAAAACTTCTAATATCGATCTTTCTTCTTTAGTGAATAATGAACATTCAACCACTGATAGATCATGGTTAAAACATTCAAAAAATGCTCATAGTAATGGTTCAGTATTAGAAGACGAGTTTTTGTCTGATACCAAATTTATAGATTCAATTAAAAATCACGAAAAATTAACAAAAGAAATTGAGATAAAAAATACAGATAGAAGTGTTTGTGCGAAAATATCAGGCGAAATCGCAGAACTTCATGGCAATACTGGCTTCAATGGCGAACTCAACTTAAATTTCACAGGATATGCAGGACAAAGCTTTGGTGCCTTTTTATTGAAGGGAATGAATGTTCAATTAATCGGAGAAGCTAATGATTATGTTTGTAAAGGAATGAACGGAGGTATACTTACAATAATCCCCCCACAAATAGATAAATTTTCCTCCGAACAAGTAATACTAGGAAATACTTGCCTTTATGGAGCAACAGGTGGAAAACTATTTGCTTTAGGAAAATCGGGAGAAAGATTTGCAGTAAGAAATAGTGGTGCTACAGCCGTAACAGAGGGAGCAGGTGATCATTGTTGTGAATACATGACTGGTGGGAAAGTGGTTATTCTAGGTTCCACAGGAAGAAATATCGGAGCGGGCATGACTGGTGGAATAGCTTTTATAATCGACGAGAATAATGATTTAAGCAATAAAGTTAATAAGGAAATAGTTAGCATTCACAAAATAACTTCATCAAAGCAAGAAGAAATCTTATTGGAAATTATTAGAGAATATCGAACAAAAACAAATAGCCTGAAGGCTGCTAAAATAATTAAAAATTGGTCTTATTTTAAGAATAATTTCAAGTTAATTATTCCCCCAAGCGAAGAAGAGATGCTTGGTATAAATAAAATATAA
- a CDS encoding photosystem I reaction center subunit VIII codes for MPSDLPSLLPSIFVPLIGIAMPAVFIVLIGRLITATE; via the coding sequence ATGCCATCTGATTTACCAAGTCTTTTACCCTCAATTTTTGTTCCATTAATTGGTATAGCAATGCCTGCTGTTTTTATCGTATTGATTGGAAGATTAATTACAGCAACTGAATAA